Proteins encoded by one window of Salmo trutta chromosome 17, fSalTru1.1, whole genome shotgun sequence:
- the LOC115151706 gene encoding KN motif and ankyrin repeat domain-containing protein 3, protein MTQSVQVNPKLPDLGAPFLYSSREEADQQGSYSVQTPYGFQLDLDFLKYVEEIESGHHVRRAPVNSRRSSRGVKVSQRSPSVGGRASGWTSTESLSSPASEDGRVPPPPPPRNRIGSAPSEGQPLSSLSVLSPPLSACVKVPPPPPLRNPRVERTLLETSLRLQQEQSHQHQNGARFQLSDPPKQNPRTAPTHVTPASAAASVDGQPLHLSSASPSPSQSSLHRPSPHTSGKSTPASSTGMATLPPSQLQTVREQMATALKQLKEMEERVKGVPVLEREVAKLRAEKDMLLLALQEKKTLVAQQQATTVVSSTNTTTLDAGTRSQERPILSPKSPRCPKSPSKLGDLRKLTEKFEGKTEKDGALSEKVPEKVVEKKSVAIGDNMLLDAGVFYYSLGTKDASEGTPQMDVCEKGVATEAPAIREEGVQAVVETEEASVWVMESQLGLSSDAQREIDTLQDNIKFQQDSISVLEGRLGQADEELAVLKAQENERKSKATSEKGVLAKPDSAHAQVGTEASTMSTPASQNVAVSCCPEVVDACVGEDLRAGYYDQSTQTDSVESPAEAESTPVVLVSTGSQWENLYKEEDIEQKAPVTALKRRQTTIAEYKVNEGKGVKEEEMVPSTPTTATTVGSMLKSIMKKKDGSSSSESRSSGKKSLQFVGILNGGYESTSSEEEEDDDEEEGSSSGGSEVGDCSDGSDDEDAAAALEETSDEERNMNMDDTDSDDVALAAGTGATEESPDTVKEKFELSAKMREACLILKNHLNDDVKTLKSKEVISSTHTVQLEWFRISSAKLAQPPRVSDYLMAFTEVSSALLAHVVNMTDGNGNTALHYSVSHSNFTVVGLLLDTGMCCVDKQNKAGYTAIMLAALSAVKEEDDMVVVRKLFSQGNVNAKASQAGQTGLMLAVSHGRQEMVRALLDCGADVNVQDDEGSTALMCASEHGRAEIVSLLLDQPGCDISIVDNDGSNALSIALEASHNDTAVLLYAHMNYAKAQTAGTTKTRSPTSPQKTWPAAE, encoded by the exons ATGACTCAGTCTGTGCAGGTCAACCCAAAGCTGCCTG ATCTGGGCGCACCGTTTCTATACTCCAGTCGGGAAGAGGCGGATCAACAGGGCTCTTATTCGGTCCAGACACCATATGGCTTCCAGCTGGACCTGGACTTCCTCAAGTATGTAGAGGAAATAGAAAGCGGCCACCACGTCCGACGGGCACCCGTCAACTCCCGCAGGTCATCCCGGGGGGTCAAAGTCTCCCAGCGGAGCCCGAGTGTGGGGGGACGCGCCAGCGGCTGGACCTCCACagagtccctctcctcgcccGCCAGCGAAGATGGTCGAGTGCCCCCTCCCCCGCCCCCACGGAATCGCATTGGCTCTGCTCCCAGTGAGGGGCAACCCCTGTCCTCGCTATCTGtactcagccctcctctctctgcctgcgTCAAAgtgccaccaccacctccactacgTAACCCCAGAGTAGAGAGGACCCTCCTGGAGACCAGCCTAAGACTGCAGCAGGAGCAGAGCCATCAGCACCAAAATGGTGCCCGTTTCCAGCTCTCAGACCCACCAAAGCAAAACCCCAGGACTGCCCCTACCCATGTCACCCCAGCTAGTGCAGCAGCCAGTGTGGATGGCCAGCCCTTGCACCTGTCCTCTGCCTCTCCCAGCCCCTCTCAGAGTAGCCTGCACAGACCCAGTCCCCACACCTCCGGTAAGAGCACCCCGGCCTCTAGCACTGGAATGGCTACTCTGCCCCCCAGCCAATTGCAGACGGTGAGAGAACAGATGGCCACTGCCCTGAAGCAACTGAAGGAGATGGAGGAGCGAGTAAAGGGTGTCCCAGTGCTGGAAAGAGAGGTGGCCAAGCTACGGGCTGAGAAAGACATGCTCCTACTGGCGCTACAGGAGAAGAAGACCTTGGTGGCCCAACAACAGGCTACAACAGTAGTCAGCAGTACTAATACCACCACGTTGGACGCAGGCACACGGAGTCAGGAACGCCCAATTTTATCCCCTAAGAGTCCCAGATGTCCAAAGAGTCCGAGTAAATTAGGGGACCTCAGAAAGCTGACAGAGAAGTTCGAAGGCAAGACAGAAAAAGATGGAGCACTTTCTGAGAAAGTTCCGGAAAAGGTTGTGGAGAAGAAGTCTGTGGCCATCGGGGACAACATGTTGCTGGATGCTGGGGTCTTCTACTACAGCCTGGGCACCAAGGACGCCTCAGAGGGCACGCCGCAGATGGACGTCTGCGAGAAAGGAGTGGCCACGGAGGCGCCGGCCATCCGCGAGGAGGGGGTGCAGGCTGTAGTGGAGACAGAGGAGGCCTCAGTTTGGGTGATGGAATCCCAGCTGGGGCTAAGCAGCGATGCCCAGAGGGAGATCGACACCCTACAGGACAATATCAAGTTCCAGCAGGACTCCATCTCGGTTCTGGAGGGGCGACTTGGCCAGGCTGACGAGGAGCTGGCGGTGCTCAAAGCCCAGGAGAATGAAAGGAAGTCCAAGGCAACGTCCGAGAAGGGGGTCCTTGCCAAACCAGACTCTGCCCATGCCCAAGTGGGGACTGAAGCCTCTACAATGTCCACACCAGCTTCACAGAATGTTGCCGTCTCCTGTTGTCCTGAGGTGGTTGACGCATGTGTAGGTGAGGATTTAAGAGCCGGATATTACGACCAGAGCACTCAGACTGACTCTGTGGAGAGCCCTGCAGAAGCGGAATCAACCCCAGTAGTACTGGTCAGCACTGGAAGTCAATGGGAGAATCTGTACAAGGAGGAGGACATAGAGCAGAAAGCTCCAGTCACTGCGCTGAAGAGGAGACAGACGACCATCGCGGAGTACAAGGTCAACGAAGGAaagggagtgaaagaggaggaaatGGTGCCCAGCACTCCAACAACTGCAACAACGGTTGGAA GTATGTTGAAATCAAtcatgaagaagaaggatgggagTAGTTCCAGTGAATCACGCAGCAGCGGCAAGAAAAGCTTGCAGTTTGTTGGCATTCTCAACGGGGG GTATGAGTCGACATctagtgaagaggaggaggatgatgatgaggaagaGGGGAGTTCCTCAGGTGGCAGTGAAGTAGGTGATTGCTCAGACGGTAGTGATGATGAAGATGCAGCGGCTGCTCTGGAGGAGACCTCCGATGAGGAGAGGAACATGAATATGGATGACACCGATAGTGATGATGTGGCcttagcagcagggactggagcCACTGAGGAGAGTCCAGATACAGTGAAAGAGAA GTTTGAGCTCAGTGCAAAAATGCGTGAAGCTTGTCTCATTTTGAAGAACCATCTGAATGATGATGTCAAAACACTGAAGAGTAAAGAAGTG ATCTCCAGCACTCACACTGTGCAGCTGGAATGGTTCCGCATCTCCAGTGCCAAGCTGGCCCAGCCGCCCCGTGTCTCAGACTACCTGATGGCCTTCACAGAGGTCTCCTCTGCTTTGCTGGCCCACGTCGTCAACATGACCGATGGCAATGGTAACACGGCCTTGCACTACAGCGTCTCCCACTCCAACTTCACTGTGGTGGGGCTACTGCTGGACACAG GCATGTGTTGTGTAGATAAGCAGAACAAGGCAGGCTACACTGCGATCATGCTGGCGGCCCTCTCAGCTGTGAAAGAGGAGGACGACATGGTGGTGGTCAGGAAGCTCTTCAGTCAGGGCAACGTCAACGCCAAGGCCAGCCAG GCTGGCCAGACGGGGCTGATGCTAGCTGTTAGCCATGGACGGCAGGAGATGGTGCGGGCGTTGCTGGACTGCGGGGCTGATGTGAACGTGCAGGATGACGAGGGCTCCACGGCGCTCATGTGCGCCAGCGAGCACGGCCGCGCCGAGATTGTCTCGCTGCTCCTGGACCAGCCGGGCTGTGACATCTCCATTGTGGACAAT GACGGCAGTAATGCTCTGTCCATCGCCCTGGAGGCCTCTCACAATGACACAGCTGTGCTGCTTTACGCCCACATGAACTACGCCAAGGCCCAGACAGCT